The following is a genomic window from Penaeus chinensis breed Huanghai No. 1 chromosome 7, ASM1920278v2, whole genome shotgun sequence.
ctactactacaattactactctactattactactattactattactactaccactattattactactactacaattactactactacaattactactactataattactactactacaattactactactctactattactactctactattactactattactattactattactactattactattactattactactgctattattattattattattattattattattattattattattattattattactgctactatactgctactatactgctactactactactactactgctactatactgctactatactgctactactactactactgctactgctactgccgtTACTGCTACTGCCGTTACTGCTACTGCCGTTACTGCTACTGCCGTTACTGCTACTGCCGTTACTGCTACTGCCGTTACTGCTACTGccgttactgctactactactattactattactactacctactactactgctatttctactactactgctactgctactgctattactactactactgctatttctactactactactgctactgccactgctattacttctactactgctatttctactactactactgctattactactactgctatttctactactactgctatttctactactactgctatttctactactactgctatttctactactactgctatttctactactactgctatttctactactactgctagttctactactactgctatttctactactatgctactgctactgctattactactactattgcttttACTGGTACTGGTACTGGTACTGGTACTATTACAGTTACAGTTGTTGTGCAGCATctgttattgatagtagtagtagtcttggTATTACTAATGccgttattcattattgttattcattactgttaaatgctatcaccaccatcataagcAGCCGGTCATcagtcataatttttattattttagttgttgttactgatgatcatattattattattattatcattattagtaatagtagtatggttgaaggaatttatttatttttttatttatttatttttaatttttttccagagCATGTGTCGCTTTTGGGGAAAAGAACCGCATTCTGGGTGTCGCTGCCAAAAACCAGATGACCACCAACATGAAGAATACTGTGTATGGATTCAAGCGTCTATTAGGCAGACACTTCAGGTCAGTGTTAATATCTAGACATTAAGTAATATTTAGAACAAGCAGCGGATTGCTAGGATTGTAGAGATTATTATGAAAATGGATAGTGCAAGATATTTAATACTGTTTTGTAACAGAGCTTTGtgaaatgttgtttttgttgaataTTGTTTGATATTCATCCCTTTTGGTTTGGGAATTATGGAAAAAGATGTAGGAAAAggtgaaagcaagaaagaaaaatctgtAATTCCATTATTTTTTCAGGGACCCAAAAGTGCAGGCTGAAATTGCTCCATTTCCTTACAAGACTGTTGAATTACCAGATCGAAGTGTTGGCATTGCTGTACGATACTTAAATGAAGAACAGACATTTTCAGCTTTACAAGTTACATCCATGCTTTTCACGAAGTTAAAACTAACAGCAGAACAAGCTCTTGGCATCAAGGTTAACGATGTTGTTATTGGGGTAAGTAAGATCAAAGACATTTAGAAAGTTATTTTATTGCTAATACTATGCATCACTTGAAAGAAACGTGTAATATTACGTCATTACTGGTGCCAATGTTAAAGATTAACCAGTGTAATATGTTCCTGTTTATCATGTTGAAAAATCTCGTACAGTGCATTGTCATTTACTGGAATTTATGGTTGCCAGGGTTAGTAATGTTATctagcaataattatattaacgagTTTTAGtattttgctattttttgtttGATGAATTATCTAGGTTCATACGAGGATAGGAAAAGCAAAATGAAGATATATGACCTATGTAGCAGATCATAATCTCATGGgaagtaatgatataaaaaaaaaatattggaaattcTTGTCATGCTTTAGGTATTGGCAACAGTTCTTGTAATATAACCTGGTCACAACAGTCAGGAGTAGGATCCTGAGCTTGGAAATAGTGATTTTCCTGGAGCTAGCACTCTTCctgtcatggctcacagatggtatATTCCACTTTTATGTATTGGTGAAAATACTGGAAAAGCCCCCCTAAATGCCAAATGTGGCAAATCATCCTCCAAAAGTTGTGTGCATTCCCATCACCCCAACCTTCAGCCCAAATGCTCACAACTTCAAGTTTGTGTCAACTTGGACCACAGCCAAATTTTCTCATGACAGCATGTtcacagcctccgggctagtacagtggtaacgtgtcggcctctcatccgaggggtcggcggttcgcgcccctcCCAGGCgggagaagttgcaattgtcgcctggaggttactgctgtggctgggcaccacagcgggtaaggactaagccgagtcagcaccagatgACACACGTCGATACAGGccaggctcccctcatgggcatagcctgggcgaggctcagcttcgcatatcggacttatccttagcaTGTTCAAATCACCCACCCCTCAAGCCCAATTTTTTCATGTGATGTTCACATCATTCACATTGTAGGGGTCAATTTTTGTTAGAAACTAAGAATTATAGCAAAATTTACTGCAATTTTTTTTGTACACTTGCAATCTATATACAGCTTGGAAATTGATACATGCTAAATACAAGTATAAATGGCCGAAAGTTGAAACATAAAAGAAATAGATTTACATTGTATTTAGAAtagtcatcaattttattattatctggcCAAGAAAAGGAGGTACTGGCCTCTCTTTTATCTAGGAAAAGGGGCCCATAAGTGAGAAATGGCTTGGCTACTCAAGAAGGGGTGGTTTCTCAGCAGTAATAGGGTGATAAGAAAGGATAGGTAAGACATTGTCAATGGAAGTAAATAGGTAAGAtcaggtaggactagtaattgactccatgGTGGCCAAACTCTTGTGGAGCCATTGTGtaagcaaaattaataaaactaaaAGGACAGTGGACGTGGCATGTATGTCATGCCATCCCACCAATGGATTAGAAATATTGCAGTGTGGGCAAGAGGATAAGGtcagatttatttttcattaatgtaATAAAGATAGGTGGGACATGGGTATTTGGCATCTCCATCCCAATATTTTAAGAAGGTACAGTAAATTTAGAAAATTTATAAATACCTTCTAAACTATGAAGAAAAATTCATTAaactttcttctcatctcttaaCTCAGGTTCCATGCTACTTTACTGATGCTGAACGCCGTGCCGTTTTGGAAGCCGCAGTCATCTCTGGCCTCAACGTCCTCCGACTGATGAACGAGACCACTGCCACAGCCCTGGCCTACGGTATCTACAAGCAGGACCTTCCAGCACCCGAGGAGAAGCCAAGAAATGTGGTCTTCGTAGACTGTGGTCATTCAAATCTTCAGGTAAGGAATAACTCCGGTCATAAAATACATGGGTAAAGAATTGGTAAATAATAGGTGGTGATTAAACTAGTCAACTTTAATATGGAAATACTTTTTGATATGTGAGAGGTGAGTATCAGGGTTCCAAGTAGAGGTGATCAGTGGCTTACTGTATGTCTTAAAGTAAAAGGTGATAATTGTTTGTTAGATATGAgtaattatatgtgtttgtatgggtaaaaagatataaaagaaaagtttATTCATTCCACACTGCCAACTAGTGTACATTGCATGTACAGTAGGGTTGTGAGAATACAATTGAATGCCAGGATCACATTCCTGAAAACTGGAATTCAACTGAAATGAcattaaccccttcacgacgggtcacgtctctagacgtcataacaaaccacttgaaatgtggcgtgtggctgtacgctGTGGCGGCGCGCCAAATCGCTACgtggcggtgattcggcttgatgtaccgaactcccgtgctaaaagtcggcgcgttgccatttaGTTTTCTTCATCCGTCACCAAGTGGTTAAGGAAACCAAAGATACATTATCCTTTTTATGCCACATTGGTTTTTAAAGTTATAGCCCTTCACTTAATTGGGTTAGTCCTCAGATTGTTGATGTTCACTTGAAGTAAATGTAAACCACTCACACTGGATGACATCTAATCATGTCATACACAGTTGAGCCCACTTTAAGTTGTGGGTGGTAACTAGTTCTCTTGTTTGGCTCTGACTGATCAATGAGGATCAGTCAGGGCTGGAGTAccaggaggaggaaatgcaacacgtcaacaatACCTTTCAATGCCTCCGTTACCCTTGCGCCTTGCCCACCTCTgatgcaaggcagaaaagatcctgtccaggtcaagaggggatgccccacagaacaaaacacacaggatcatcatcccacactcgcagctgacgcaacacctggagaccctgttgggccatacgatgaagatagccaccacgtctggtaggaagatcggggacatcgtaagggaaaagaggtcagactcttggccaggtgtacagcataccttgtgGCAACTgcaataaagtttacataggtgagataggacgaggcctccacgaacaacgaatcgaccaacacagCAGCGCCCTCCgatgacatgacacgaggagTGCCTTCATAGTAAATGCAGTAAATgcaaaaggccttcggcatattcatgtacttcccttcattgttctacttgaaatttgttcgacatgaattccaccaAGCGGTTTATTATGCTGCTAGGCATGGCCCAGCAGAATCGGGTTAATTAAGTTAACTGCTGATTGATGTGTGTCTTCAGATATGAGctttgataatgatgtgatgcaATTATTTTAATGCTCTTACAATGTATTTATCAAGTTTATTTATCAGGTCTTCTTGTGTGGGGaatatttttcttcataaatAGTGAGCTTGTTAGTTTATACCTGTGATCAGTTGTGTTGGTGCACTTATTTCAGCAACAGCTTTAATCCTTGATAATTTGTCAGTAGTGCCATAACTTTGTATTATGTTTTGTAATGTTTGAATAGtcttcattttgttgttgttcatattatttatttatttattttttagcctTTTGTACTTGATTTTCTATTATTAACATAAGTTTTCATACAGTTAAGTCATCCTTAGGAAACCTGTGACAACTGACATGTTTTGAataagttttttctttctctaaaccTAAAGACTGAATGTTGTTAAGAGAGTCCGCTGTTTATGTATACAATggttaatgatgaaaaaattacaaacatagagcatcattatatgtatttatttttatgtttcagGTGTCTGCAGTTGCATTTAATAAAGGAAAGCTCAAGATGCTTGCAACAGCAGCTGATTCTGATCTTGGTGGAAGGCAGATTGACCATCTATTAGCCACCTACTTCGCTAATGACTTCAAGACTAGATACAAGGTAATACATAGTAGATCTGAGGTTTCAAGTTGATGGTATGGTATAAATAGGTCAATAAAAATTACATGTGAAATAGTTTATTAAATAATGTATAAAGAAGAATGAGCAAGTgttaaaactgaaaagaaaaaaaacatgttataATGGAAAATGGCATGTTTAAATGATACTGGTCAGATTCAGAAATAAGAAACATTTGCATGATTTCCCCTTGCAGGTAGATGCAACAACCAGTCCCCGTGCATGGGTCAGGCTCCTGACTGAAGTTGAGAAACTGAAAAAGCAAATGTCAGCAAACTCTACAGATCTTCCTATTAACATTGAGTGTTTCATGGATGATAAGGATGTTAGTGGTAAACTAAATAGGTATGCATAAGACAAgtggtatgtttttattttttcaatgaaaTTTTAAGCATaaacaagggggaaaaaattgTGCATTAAGAGTACCTAAAGTTTTTATTTATCTGGTTTTATTTGGTTTTCCTCTGGTCTTGTAATTATTTCACTACAAATGCTCTCAAGAAAACTTATTCAAAGCCCTAGATTTTACTTAGTCTTTGGCATTTTGTTTTGACTTGTCATTTTGTCATAAGACATAGAAACCTAATTTAGGTCTTCTGTTCATTGTGTTTGTGAAATTAATACTAAGCCTCTGCATTTAGGACTGCCATGGAAAGCATGGCTGAGTCGCTGTTCAATCGTGTTGAGATCACGCTGCAGACATGCCTGGCTGATTCCAACCTTAGGCTAGATGACATCTATGGGGTTGAAGTTGTTGGCGGATCAACCCGTATCCCAGCCATTAAGCAGTTGATTGAAAAAGTGTTTAGGAAAACCGCCTCGACTACACTCAACCAAGATGAAGCAGTGGCAAGAGGATGTGCACTGCAGTGTGCAATGCTCTCCCCTGCTTTTAAGGTTAGTTAAAATTGATTTATTAGTAGATAAATTTGTTATTTTGGTTCTCTAAACTGCTGGTACATGGGCACAGTTTGCTCCATTTGCACACTGTCACTATCTGTATtactatggattttttttttttttaatattcaattttTGGAAAGTTGATACATTgtggtatttcattttttttacttgtctctTTGTCAGATGCCACATTGTGCCGCCTTCATTACAGATAATTGTTAATGTAGTTAAGAGTCATGTTATACTTCCCTTTACAAGGAACAATGTGTAATTGTACCACTTTtagcatatttctttttttatattccctaGAATTATGTGCATTTCCCCAAAATGGTATAATAATTGGTTATCTATTCCTCTCTGTATATTTGCTTTTCAGATAATCACATAAAATGCTGTAAGAAAAGTCAGCTTTCAGCTTTAGGTTAATGAGTACAATTTGACCATGATGATAGATATCAAGATATAAATGAACATGAAGTCAGAAATGCTTGTATTAACACTTACAGATAtgagaattatatattatataaatgcattacaATAGAAAATGAAATTGTATAAACTACTGGTTGGATGAATCAGTCGAAGATCTGTAAAAGGAGAACTAGATACCTACTGGTGAATTTGTGATCTGGAATAATTATTGAATTACAAACTGCATAGACTTTTCTTTATTGCTTGTACAATATTATTAACCCATTATTGTTGGGAATATGAAATGTCCACAGtcattttgttttgtgaattgtctTTGAGTCCTCAGTCATCAAAGAATCAGTTAGTAGGCCCACCTGTGACCACCCGATTTCctttcctcaatttttttttttccaatgctaTAAATATCCGTATTATTGTAATTGatgacattatgattactataatgttattaacagtaTTGGTAGCAATAGAGAATAGAAAATATTATTTCAGAATATCTAGGAAAAGGGTTAACAGATAAGAGGTAGGGCTAGTAATCAGTGACGAAATACTTaaggagccatctatgtataaacataataaataaactaaagtCACCATGGACACATGATATACTGTACATAAAGGGGCTATTTTCAGTGGCAATGGCTTAAGAGAGAAGTGAAACCTTGATGACTTTGAAAATATAAAGGAACATAGAGGGATTATATATAAGAGGTCAGCGAATAATGTAGCAGGAGGGAGGCTGAGTCAGTGCCTCTGAATtgggacaagaaaaagaaaagaatgtatgATGTTCCAAGTCCATAAAATCTTTTATGGTTTTCCTGTAACCTATTAAAATCAGTGTATTCATTTATCATCTTGTCTTCAAAAGGAAGAATATTGTAattgtatatattagtgtattgTTGTGAAATGGAATACTTACTTTCAGGTGCGAGAATTCTCAATAACAGACGTGCAGCCATACAGTATTCGATTAGTTTGGCAGGATGAGTCTGGCCAGGAAGGTGATATGGAAGTGTTCCCAAAGAATCATCAGGTAAGACtggtttgttattattgcaaGGCTTATGTGtgaagatagatatatttaacCCTTCAAtgacggtatcagaaatctctcggCGTCACTGACtccggtgacttctggcaaccgcCTTGCCATGGCTACATGTTGTGGAACTTTCTGCTCGACTCACTTTAGCTGTACTCTGTGTGATGAGTCGGTTAGTTATGATGCTATAGGCATGGCCCGGCAGTTACTGGTTAAGGATTAAAACAGGAAGTTAGAACAAACTGTTGATCATCAGAATACTCAGACTGAAGGGTGTTACTCATTCTTGTAATAATcatgttattgatgtcattatgcCATCATTCTCCCTAATATTTGCCTGGTTTGAAAGAGATGAGACTGCTTTGATCAGACTTTTCCTGTAGTTTCAGTGCATTTGGTAAATatgactttctttttcctttttttattattctcattatttttttttttccccttatctttAGGTACCATTCTCTAAGATGCTGACCTTCTACCGCCGGGAACCATTCACACTTCAGGCTCAGTACACTGACCCCGCCTCTTTCCCAGATCCTATTATTGGCAATTATACGATACAGAAAATCGCTCCAGGACCAGAGGGAGAGTGCCAAAAGGTAAGCCCTGTTGTACTTAATGTCTCTAGATGTTTATTTGTAGAGTGCCATTTATATGAAGTGCGTGAAAGTGAGATTTCTGTATCTTCTATGGTATTTTGTAATAGATTGATAATAGTTTAGgttttgagagaaaaaatatatctgtctgtattcaGGTGTTTGAATTTTTTGCACATGATTTCACATTTCTTTGAAAATTGCAGGTTAAGGTGAAAGTCAGGGTCAATTTGCATGGTCTCTTCACCATAGCTTCAGCAACACTGACTGAGAAGAAGGAGGCAGTGGAGGAACCTGCAGAAACTATGGAAACAGAGGAAAAACAGAAGGTAAGCTTGAAGTATTAACATGGGTGTCTGACACAAAAGATGAGGAAAACTTTGATTGTACTCTGTAATAATGAATGGAg
Proteins encoded in this region:
- the LOC125027101 gene encoding heat shock 70 kDa protein 4-like codes for the protein MSVIGIDFGNDGCYIAVARQGGIETITNDYSLRSTPACVAFGEKNRILGVAAKNQMTTNMKNTVYGFKRLLGRHFRDPKVQAEIAPFPYKTVELPDRSVGIAVRYLNEEQTFSALQVTSMLFTKLKLTAEQALGIKVNDVVIGVPCYFTDAERRAVLEAAVISGLNVLRLMNETTATALAYGIYKQDLPAPEEKPRNVVFVDCGHSNLQVSAVAFNKGKLKMLATAADSDLGGRQIDHLLATYFANDFKTRYKVDATTSPRAWVRLLTEVEKLKKQMSANSTDLPINIECFMDDKDVSGKLNRTAMESMAESLFNRVEITLQTCLADSNLRLDDIYGVEVVGGSTRIPAIKQLIEKVFRKTASTTLNQDEAVARGCALQCAMLSPAFKVREFSITDVQPYSIRLVWQDESGQEGDMEVFPKNHQVPFSKMLTFYRREPFTLQAQYTDPASFPDPIIGNYTIQKIAPGPEGECQKVKVKVRVNLHGLFTIASATLTEKKEAVEEPAETMETEEKQKNSGEGDAAAQGSENQKTPEQEGAPDQKMDTDKQAEGAAPAKNEGGEKKVKNVMKTVELPINEVNKSHSATDMNNLVEREAQMVQGDKLENERINAKNAVEEYVYDIRSRIYEELEKYISEGDREKLGRMLEDTENWLYEDGEDCKKQVYLDKLTELKKHGEPIKDRKREREDLPRAFESLLSSIQLARKATEQFRNGEEKYSHLEAAQVEKVEKAITEKQEWVDKNMGASVSTPLHVNLPISANQVKSEKGTFEALVNPIINKPKPKPKVEEPPPAEKKEGEEDKNAGEQTNGPKNNEQQQSSEKPTEPMDVD